In the Larimichthys crocea isolate SSNF chromosome XXI, L_crocea_2.0, whole genome shotgun sequence genome, one interval contains:
- the kras gene encoding GTPase KRas isoform X1, with the protein MTEYKLVVVGAGGVGKSALTIQLIQNHFVDEYDPTIEDSYRKQVVIDGETCLLDILDTAGQEEYSAMRDQYMRTGEGFLCVFAINNTKSFEDIHHYREQIKRVKDSEDVPMVLVGNKCDLPSRTVDTKQAQDLARSYGIPFIETSAKTRQRVEDAFYTLVREIRLYRLNKLSKEEKTPRCVKLKKCVVM; encoded by the exons ATGACAGAATATAAGCTGGTAGTGGTGGGAGCTGGTGGTGTTGGCAAGAGTGCACTTACTATTCAGCTCATCCAGAATCACTTTGTGGATGAATATGACCCCACCATTGAG GACTCTTACAGAAAGCAGGTAGTGATCGATGGAGAGACGTGTCTGCTGGACATCCTGGACACTGCAGGTCAGGAGGAGTACAGCGCCATGAGGGATCAGTACATGAGGACAGGCGAGggcttcctctgtgtctttgccaTCAACAACACCAAGTCCTTCGAGGACATTCACCACTATAG AGAACAGATTAAGCGGGTGAAGGACTCCGAGGACGTCCCCATGGTGTTGGTGGGGAACAAGTGTGACCTCCCATCCCGGACAGTGGACACCAAGCAGGCTCAGGACTTAGCACGCAGCTATGGCATTCCCTTTATCGAGACCTCAGCCAAAACCAGACAG AGAGTGGAAGATGCCTTTTACACTCTGGTACGGGAGATCAGGCTGTACCGGCTCAATAAGCTCAGCAAGGAAGAAAAGACTCCGCGATGTGTCAAGCTTAAAAAGTGTGTTGTGATGTGA
- the kras gene encoding GTPase KRas isoform X2, with protein MTEYKLVVVGAGGVGKSALTIQLIQNHFVDEYDPTIEDSYRKQVVIDGETCLLDILDTAGQEEYSAMRDQYMRTGEGFLCVFAINNTKSFEDIHHYREQIKRVKDSEDVPMVLVGNKCDLPSRTVDTKQAQDLARSYGIPFIETSAKTRQGVDDAFYTLVREIRKHKEKMSKEGKKKKKKSKTKCTLM; from the exons ATGACAGAATATAAGCTGGTAGTGGTGGGAGCTGGTGGTGTTGGCAAGAGTGCACTTACTATTCAGCTCATCCAGAATCACTTTGTGGATGAATATGACCCCACCATTGAG GACTCTTACAGAAAGCAGGTAGTGATCGATGGAGAGACGTGTCTGCTGGACATCCTGGACACTGCAGGTCAGGAGGAGTACAGCGCCATGAGGGATCAGTACATGAGGACAGGCGAGggcttcctctgtgtctttgccaTCAACAACACCAAGTCCTTCGAGGACATTCACCACTATAG AGAACAGATTAAGCGGGTGAAGGACTCCGAGGACGTCCCCATGGTGTTGGTGGGGAACAAGTGTGACCTCCCATCCCGGACAGTGGACACCAAGCAGGCTCAGGACTTAGCACGCAGCTATGGCATTCCCTTTATCGAGACCTCAGCCAAAACCAGACAG GGCGTTGATGATGCCTTTTACACATTAGTGAGAGAAATCCGGAAGCATAAGGAGAAGATGAGCAAGGAgggcaaaaagaagaaaaagaagtccAAGACAAAGTGTACACTTATGTGA